From the genome of Geminocystis herdmanii PCC 6308, one region includes:
- a CDS encoding restriction endonuclease subunit S, whose protein sequence is MNLKEDDKLPEGWANCMLDDLLISIQSGSRPKGGVKGITDGIPSLGGEHLTYSGGFNFSSIRYVPESFANKMTRGNIQEEDILIVKDGATTGKTAYVDQTFPFKKAFINEHIFLCRTSKLIDSKCLFYYLISKQGQDEILGNFQGSAQGGINLSFAPNTGVILPPLNEQKRIVAKLEKLLAKVNESCDRLSRIPTILKRFRQSVLASACSGRLTADWRKSHPNIEPAEELLKRIQKERLDQAKTPAQKSKIQEIYLSEETEDNESLPESWNFVTLNKLCISFDYGTSQKSLKEGKVPVLRMGNIQNGEIDWDDLVYSCDKDEITKYNLSPNTVLFNRTNSAEKVGKTAIYRGDRPAIFAGYLIRINNCPELDPEYLNYCLNTPYAKNYCNSVKSDGVNQSNINAQKLAKFEIPFCAIEEQKEIVKRVKALFRKCDLIEQRYLNAKAYTDKLTQSILAKAFRGELVPQDPNDEPAEVLLERIREEKTLTEKSSKSKKTIDRKTT, encoded by the coding sequence ATGAATTTAAAGGAAGATGATAAGTTACCTGAAGGATGGGCAAATTGTATGTTAGACGATTTACTAATTAGCATACAATCTGGATCACGCCCAAAAGGAGGGGTAAAAGGCATCACAGACGGAATACCCAGTTTAGGTGGGGAACATTTAACTTATAGTGGAGGATTCAATTTTTCATCTATTCGATATGTTCCAGAGTCTTTTGCGAATAAAATGACTAGAGGTAATATTCAAGAAGAAGATATATTAATAGTCAAAGATGGAGCAACAACTGGAAAAACTGCTTATGTAGATCAAACTTTTCCTTTCAAAAAAGCATTTATTAATGAACATATTTTTCTTTGTCGTACTTCAAAATTAATTGATTCAAAGTGTCTATTTTACTATTTGATCTCTAAACAAGGACAAGATGAGATATTAGGCAATTTTCAAGGTTCTGCACAAGGTGGGATTAACTTATCATTTGCACCTAATACAGGGGTTATATTACCTCCTTTAAATGAACAAAAGCGAATAGTTGCAAAGTTAGAGAAATTATTAGCAAAGGTGAATGAGAGTTGCGATCGACTTTCCCGAATACCAACCATCCTCAAAAGATTCCGTCAATCCGTCTTAGCTTCCGCTTGTTCAGGGCGTTTAACCGCCGATTGGAGAAAATCACATCCAAACATCGAACCTGCTGAGGAGCTATTAAAACGTATTCAAAAGGAAAGATTAGATCAAGCTAAAACACCAGCACAAAAAAGCAAAATACAAGAGATATATTTATCTGAAGAAACAGAAGATAATGAATCATTACCAGAATCATGGAATTTTGTAACTTTAAACAAACTCTGTATATCATTTGATTATGGTACTTCGCAAAAATCTTTAAAAGAGGGCAAAGTTCCTGTTTTAAGAATGGGTAATATTCAAAATGGTGAAATTGATTGGGATGATCTGGTCTATTCTTGTGATAAAGATGAAATAACTAAATATAATTTATCTCCTAATACAGTTTTATTTAATCGGACTAATAGTGCTGAAAAAGTTGGTAAAACGGCAATTTATAGAGGCGATCGTCCCGCAATTTTTGCAGGATATTTAATTAGAATCAATAATTGTCCAGAACTTGATCCAGAATACTTAAACTATTGTCTTAACACTCCTTATGCTAAAAATTATTGCAATAGTGTTAAAAGTGACGGTGTTAATCAGTCAAATATCAACGCCCAAAAATTGGCAAAATTTGAAATTCCTTTTTGTGCGATCGAAGAACAAAAAGAGATAGTGAAAAGAGTAAAGGCATTATTCAGAAAATGTGACTTAATCGAACAAAGATACTTAAACGCCAAAGCCTACACCGATAAACTAACTCAATCAATCTTAGCCAAAGCCTTTCGAGGGGAATTAGTACCGCAAGATCCCAACGATGAACCAGCAGAGGTATTATTAGAGAGGATTAGGGAGGAGAAAACCTTAACCGAGAAATCAAGCAAAAGTAAGAAGACAATCGATCGTAAAACCACCTAA
- a CDS encoding SRPBCC family protein, translating to MSNWLEHSVQVEVDVPIELVWSLWSDLEQMPRWMKWIESVSILPDDPDLSRWKLASGGFEFSWLSRIVKLETNQIIQWESVDGLPNRGAVRFYDRHNSSIVRLTIAYRIPGILGALMDNLFLGQIVESTIQADLNRFKDYALKVQNKS from the coding sequence ATGAGTAATTGGTTAGAACATAGTGTACAAGTTGAAGTTGATGTCCCGATCGAGCTAGTATGGAGTTTATGGTCAGATTTAGAACAAATGCCTCGTTGGATGAAATGGATTGAATCTGTTTCCATTTTACCCGATGATCCTGATTTGTCTCGTTGGAAATTAGCTAGTGGTGGTTTTGAGTTTAGTTGGTTATCTCGTATTGTGAAGCTGGAAACCAATCAAATTATCCAATGGGAATCCGTGGATGGTTTACCGAATCGGGGGGCGGTACGTTTTTACGATCGACATAATAGTAGTATTGTTCGGTTAACTATTGCCTATCGCATACCCGGAATACTCGGAGCATTAATGGATAATCTCTTTTTAGGACAAATCGTAGAGTCCACCATTCAAGCTGATTTAAATAGATTTAAAGATTACGCACTAAAAGTACAAAATAAATCGTAA
- a CDS encoding HepT-like ribonuclease domain-containing protein, with protein sequence MSRTLKLYLEDIDNCIDKINKYIKNISQIEFLGNELIYDAVIRNLQIIGEATKNIPDTIRIKYPHIDWRSIIGLRNIIVHAYFSIDDDILWNTIKIDLFSLQECIKIITKTENLDIK encoded by the coding sequence ATGTCGAGAACCCTTAAACTATACCTTGAGGATATTGATAATTGTATCGATAAAATCAATAAATATATCAAAAATATTAGTCAAATAGAATTTTTAGGGAATGAATTAATTTATGATGCCGTCATTCGCAACCTTCAAATTATAGGGGAAGCGACTAAAAATATTCCTGACACCATTAGGATTAAATATCCCCATATTGATTGGCGAAGTATTATTGGACTAAGAAATATTATTGTTCATGCTTACTTTTCCATTGATGATGATATTTTATGGAATACTATCAAAATTGATTTGTTTTCCCTACAAGAATGTATTAAGATTATTACAAAAACTGAGAATTTAGATATTAAATAG
- a CDS encoding TniQ family protein codes for MLDTDIKTWLLPIEPLEGESLSHFLGRVRRRNYLSTSALGELAGIRGVVTRWEKFRHNPFPSDQELTALGNLLGLELSQLKAMLPSEPMKLEPIRLCGACYGESPFHRIEWQYKSRWKCDRHDLKLLCKCPNCGAKFKIPSLWDFGKCDRCGLGFCEMKNTRN; via the coding sequence ATGTTGGATACGGATATTAAGACTTGGTTACTACCGATCGAACCTTTAGAGGGGGAGAGTTTAAGTCATTTTCTAGGAAGGGTAAGAAGAAGAAATTATCTTAGTACCAGTGCTTTAGGTGAATTGGCAGGAATTAGGGGCGTTGTTACTCGTTGGGAGAAGTTCAGACATAATCCTTTCCCATCTGATCAGGAGTTGACTGCTTTAGGTAATTTATTGGGTTTAGAGTTGTCTCAATTAAAGGCTATGCTACCTTCCGAACCGATGAAATTAGAGCCTATTCGCCTTTGTGGGGCTTGTTATGGTGAATCCCCTTTCCATCGTATTGAATGGCAATATAAGTCTCGTTGGAAGTGCGATCGACATGATTTAAAACTCTTGTGTAAATGTCCTAACTGTGGTGCTAAGTTTAAGATTCCTTCTCTCTGGGATTTTGGTAAGTGCGATCGATGTGGACTTGGTTTTTGTGAAATGAAAAATACTCGAAATTAG
- a CDS encoding SMI1/KNR4 family protein yields MLSFDQKIFQLLDKIIEYTGANNNLKSNLEKGLSFTEMEKMLENFPYQIPEEIEQLYHWHNGINYYCELELFHYHTFLPLENALAIRQDWLKLNQEQYLIYPPELLPIFAFEGEYYAVECSFEKEKTGKIWFIYHENLCVYNSLESMLTSILECYQTHGYKIVNIAGDFETEINEQKVAQIKLKYNSVRQEIYDQLINYNEFYVHP; encoded by the coding sequence ATGTTATCTTTTGATCAAAAAATTTTTCAACTTTTAGATAAAATTATTGAATATACTGGAGCAAATAATAACTTAAAATCAAATTTAGAGAAAGGACTTTCTTTTACTGAAATGGAAAAGATGCTGGAAAATTTTCCTTATCAAATTCCCGAAGAAATTGAACAATTATATCATTGGCATAATGGCATAAATTATTATTGTGAATTAGAATTATTCCACTATCATACATTTTTACCGTTAGAAAATGCTTTAGCTATTCGTCAAGATTGGTTAAAATTGAATCAAGAACAATATCTAATCTATCCTCCAGAATTATTACCAATTTTTGCATTTGAAGGAGAATACTATGCAGTAGAGTGTAGTTTTGAAAAAGAAAAAACAGGTAAAATTTGGTTTATTTATCATGAAAATCTTTGTGTTTATAATAGTCTTGAAAGTATGTTAACTTCTATCTTAGAATGTTATCAAACTCATGGTTATAAAATTGTTAATATAGCTGGAGATTTTGAGACGGAAATTAATGAACAAAAAGTTGCCCAAATAAAACTAAAATACAATTCTGTTAGACAAGAAATATATGATCAACTAATTAATTATAATGAATTTTATGTTCATCCTTAA
- a CDS encoding M16 family metallopeptidase, producing MTIKLNKIWQWVGFALITIVLIIGNRQGVLADVTPSYKNLQYPPLPEIVIPDYERYQLKNGMVVYLMEDHQLPLISGSAIVRTGSRFEPSNQVGLASLTGDLMRLGGTNNHTPDQLNSILEQKAAAIETSFGTTSGSASFSSLSYDLETVFPLFAEVLKSPAFDNQQFELQKTRVRGGIARRNDNPGQIARREFPKLIYGENSPYGRTIEYETLNNIDRQDLIDFYGKYVRPENIILGIVGDFQPEAMKATLEKTFSDWQVTTPSPNLVTTLPQQKNSSGIFIADQPQLTQSNILLGHLGGKLKDANYPTLSVINGVLNGFGGRLYNEIRSRQGLAYSVYGMWSANYDFPGVFIAGGQTKSETTGQFIKSTIAEIDRLREDSITEDELNYAKDSILNSFVFQFQNPTQTLSRLMTYEYYDYPSDFIFNYQKAVKNTTINDVLKVAQEYLTPDKIVTLIVGNQTVVKEQFKDFNQPINTVDISI from the coding sequence ATGACAATCAAGTTAAATAAAATTTGGCAATGGGTAGGATTTGCTTTAATTACGATCGTACTCATTATTGGCAATCGTCAAGGGGTGTTAGCAGACGTTACCCCTAGTTATAAAAATTTACAGTATCCTCCTTTACCAGAAATCGTCATCCCAGATTATGAGCGGTATCAATTAAAAAATGGTATGGTAGTTTATCTGATGGAAGATCATCAATTACCCTTAATTAGTGGTAGTGCGATCGTGCGTACTGGTTCTCGTTTTGAGCCTTCTAATCAAGTCGGTTTAGCTTCCTTAACGGGGGATTTGATGCGTTTAGGGGGTACAAATAATCATACACCAGATCAATTAAACTCTATTCTCGAACAAAAAGCAGCAGCCATTGAGACTTCTTTTGGTACAACTTCAGGCAGTGCTAGTTTTTCCTCTCTGAGTTATGATTTAGAAACGGTTTTCCCTCTTTTTGCGGAAGTGTTAAAATCTCCCGCCTTTGATAATCAACAATTTGAGTTACAAAAAACCAGAGTTAGAGGAGGCATCGCCAGAAGAAATGACAACCCCGGACAAATTGCTAGACGAGAATTTCCTAAACTAATTTATGGGGAAAATAGCCCCTATGGTCGTACTATTGAATATGAAACTCTTAATAATATCGATCGACAAGATTTAATTGATTTTTATGGTAAATATGTTCGTCCTGAAAATATCATTTTAGGCATCGTGGGAGACTTTCAACCCGAAGCAATGAAAGCAACCCTAGAAAAAACCTTTAGTGATTGGCAAGTTACCACTCCATCTCCTAACCTAGTAACCACTTTACCCCAACAAAAAAATAGTAGCGGAATTTTTATTGCAGATCAACCTCAATTAACCCAAAGCAACATTTTATTAGGGCATTTAGGGGGTAAATTAAAAGATGCCAATTATCCTACCCTAAGCGTTATTAATGGGGTTTTAAACGGTTTTGGAGGGCGATTATATAACGAAATTAGATCACGGCAAGGGTTAGCATATTCAGTATATGGTATGTGGAGTGCTAACTATGATTTTCCGGGGGTGTTTATCGCAGGAGGGCAAACTAAAAGCGAAACTACAGGACAATTTATTAAGTCAACCATAGCAGAGATCGATCGATTAAGGGAAGATTCCATCACAGAAGATGAGTTAAATTACGCCAAAGATTCTATTCTCAATTCCTTTGTTTTTCAGTTTCAAAATCCCACTCAAACTCTCTCTCGATTGATGACTTACGAATATTATGATTATCCTTCAGACTTTATTTTTAACTATCAAAAAGCGGTAAAAAATACCACCATTAATGATGTGTTAAAAGTTGCCCAAGAATATTTAACTCCTGATAAAATTGTTACCTTAATTGTAGGCAATCAAACAGTGGTAAAAGAGCAATTTAAGGACTTTAATCAACCTATTAATACCGTTGATATTTCTATTTAG
- a CDS encoding class I SAM-dependent DNA methyltransferase, protein MNPLLEPSSIVNQLWELSEENNKDKDNDYIEQLTYLLFLKMADEKAIDVPPDCDWKTLKATSGEELTEHYLTLIRTLQKQSGLLGDIFNQAIPRFNNPVNLKKVINIIDEIEWTALDVDVKAEAFEGLLEKAASEGKKGAGQYFTPRVLIKSIVRLMKPDPRESIDFKVCDPACGSGGFLVSAYQWLCDETEKVFDRKDIKRIKTQTYYGQDLVPRPRRLALMNLFLQGLEPTIYLGDAIYEPDGGDRFDCILSNPPFGTKGANQLPVRDDFTIETSNKQLNFIQHILTILKRGGRAAIVLPDNCLFEDKAGEVFKILMEDCNVHTVLRLPRGTFTPYSQGVKANVIFLQKGLPTENVWIFDARSNVPSVTKKERPLTKAHFEEFEQCYGDDPNGRAKRTDLGIEGRFRCFSLDEIKARDYKLDITWLKDESLEDADDLPEPDFLASEAITELEAVVDSLKDILELIEINEDE, encoded by the coding sequence ATGAATCCTCTTTTAGAACCATCAAGTATAGTTAATCAATTATGGGAACTCTCAGAAGAAAATAATAAGGATAAAGATAATGACTATATCGAACAGCTAACCTATCTGTTATTCCTCAAAATGGCGGATGAAAAAGCGATCGACGTTCCCCCTGATTGTGATTGGAAAACTCTTAAAGCCACGTCAGGAGAAGAATTAACCGAACACTATCTCACCCTTATTCGGACGCTACAAAAACAGTCGGGCTTATTGGGTGACATATTCAATCAAGCAATACCTCGCTTTAATAATCCCGTCAATCTGAAAAAAGTAATTAATATTATCGATGAGATTGAATGGACTGCTTTAGATGTGGATGTGAAAGCCGAAGCCTTTGAGGGATTGCTAGAAAAAGCCGCTAGTGAAGGTAAAAAGGGTGCTGGGCAATATTTCACCCCTAGAGTCTTAATAAAGTCGATCGTCCGTTTAATGAAGCCCGATCCTAGAGAGAGTATTGATTTCAAGGTTTGCGATCCTGCCTGTGGTAGTGGTGGTTTCTTGGTATCGGCTTATCAGTGGTTATGTGACGAAACGGAAAAAGTATTCGACAGAAAAGACATTAAACGCATTAAAACCCAAACTTATTACGGACAGGATTTAGTGCCTCGCCCTCGTCGTTTAGCGTTGATGAATCTCTTTTTGCAGGGGTTAGAGCCGACTATCTATCTTGGAGATGCTATCTATGAGCCTGATGGTGGCGATCGATTTGACTGTATTTTATCAAATCCCCCTTTTGGTACGAAGGGAGCGAATCAATTACCCGTCAGAGATGATTTTACGATCGAAACCAGTAACAAACAACTTAATTTTATTCAGCATATCCTCACTATTTTAAAACGAGGTGGTAGAGCTGCGATCGTCCTTCCTGATAACTGTTTATTTGAGGATAAGGCTGGGGAAGTATTTAAGATTCTCATGGAAGATTGTAACGTGCATACAGTGTTAAGACTGCCGAGGGGTACTTTTACGCCCTACTCTCAAGGGGTTAAGGCAAATGTCATCTTTTTACAAAAGGGCTTACCCACCGAAAATGTTTGGATCTTCGATGCTCGTTCAAATGTACCAAGTGTAACCAAAAAGGAACGCCCTTTAACTAAGGCACATTTTGAGGAGTTTGAGCAGTGTTATGGAGATGATCCCAACGGTAGGGCAAAACGGACGGATTTAGGCATTGAGGGGCGGTTTAGATGCTTTTCTCTGGATGAAATTAAGGCTAGGGATTACAAGCTCGATATTACTTGGCTTAAAGATGAAAGTTTAGAGGATGCGGACGATTTACCAGAGCCTGATTTTTTGGCTAGTGAGGCGATTACGGAGTTAGAGGCAGTGGTTGATAGTTTGAAAGACATTTTAGAGTTAATCGAAATTAATGAGGATGAATAA
- a CDS encoding alpha/beta fold hydrolase, which translates to MLSQIILDRSQKLTESTSINLFQQIQFTPVEVAFSPLPINTSYAVTGKEKPPILLLHGFDSSLLEFRRLMPFLSHNHQVWALDLLGFGFTNRQSSIDYSPDTIKQHLYQFWLKMIQKPVILIGASMGGASAIDFCLSYPQAVEKLVLLDSGGLLKQPIIGKFLFPPLGFLATEFLRNLKVRQSISETAYFDRTFAHEDALTCAGLHLECQYWNQALISFTKSGGYGSFASELPKIPQPCLTIWGENDKILGTKSATEFQELIPENKLIWIKNCGHVPHLEQAEITANHILNFT; encoded by the coding sequence ATGTTATCTCAAATTATCCTCGATCGATCGCAAAAACTCACAGAATCAACATCGATTAATCTTTTTCAACAAATACAATTTACCCCTGTAGAAGTGGCTTTTTCTCCCTTACCTATTAATACAAGTTATGCCGTAACAGGAAAAGAAAAACCACCCATACTTTTATTACACGGTTTTGATAGCTCTTTGCTAGAATTTCGCCGTTTAATGCCATTTTTGAGCCATAATCATCAAGTTTGGGCTTTAGACTTACTCGGATTCGGTTTTACTAATCGTCAGAGTTCGATCGACTATTCCCCTGATACTATTAAACAGCATCTCTATCAATTTTGGCTCAAGATGATTCAAAAACCAGTGATTCTTATAGGTGCATCTATGGGAGGAGCTTCAGCCATAGATTTTTGTCTATCTTACCCTCAAGCTGTAGAAAAATTAGTGTTACTCGATAGCGGAGGATTACTTAAACAACCCATCATCGGCAAATTCTTATTTCCCCCTTTAGGATTTTTAGCCACAGAATTTTTACGCAATTTAAAAGTTAGACAGAGTATTAGTGAGACGGCATATTTCGATCGAACTTTTGCCCACGAAGATGCCTTAACTTGTGCAGGATTACACCTAGAATGTCAGTATTGGAATCAAGCCTTAATTAGTTTTACGAAAAGTGGCGGTTATGGCTCATTTGCCTCTGAATTACCTAAGATTCCACAACCTTGTTTAACCATTTGGGGTGAAAATGACAAGATTTTAGGCACAAAATCAGCCACTGAATTTCAAGAATTAATCCCTGAGAATAAACTAATTTGGATTAAAAATTGTGGTCATGTACCGCACTTGGAACAAGCGGAAATAACAGCTAATCATATTCTGAATTTTACTTAA
- a CDS encoding Panacea domain-containing protein produces the protein MVTPIDVANYFISKSLNTDGQKPDKLKLQKLVYYAQAWNVTFYNKSLFDEQVEAWQNGPVAPTLYRYCKNYPSGEYPIQSQQINIFSKSELYVLEEVFRVYGNLNSTQLRKLTHRETPWSGARLGLSKKDSSNEPVLNDEIRAYYQNFADLNSESPKILDIAIEPEKEVTVTAKFLDGTTQEVKQSEIVNFILKNKDVLTSEKRKPRRALLSLPS, from the coding sequence ATGGTAACACCAATAGATGTAGCTAATTACTTCATCTCAAAGAGTTTAAATACTGACGGGCAAAAACCAGATAAATTGAAACTCCAAAAGCTCGTTTATTATGCCCAAGCATGGAATGTCACTTTTTATAACAAGTCTCTATTTGATGAGCAAGTAGAGGCATGGCAAAATGGTCCTGTTGCACCTACTTTATACCGATATTGTAAAAATTACCCGTCTGGAGAGTATCCAATTCAATCACAGCAAATAAATATATTTTCAAAGTCTGAGTTATATGTTTTAGAAGAAGTGTTCAGAGTTTATGGAAATCTAAATAGTACCCAACTGAGAAAATTAACCCATAGAGAAACTCCTTGGAGTGGAGCTAGACTAGGGTTATCCAAAAAAGATTCATCGAATGAACCTGTTTTAAATGATGAGATTCGAGCATATTATCAAAACTTTGCCGATCTAAATTCTGAATCACCGAAAATTTTAGATATTGCGATCGAACCTGAAAAAGAAGTAACGGTAACAGCAAAATTTTTAGATGGAACGACTCAAGAAGTTAAACAGTCTGAAATAGTTAATTTTATTTTGAAAAATAAAGATGTATTAACTTCGGAAAAACGAAAACCTAGACGAGCTTTGCTGTCTTTACCTAGCTAA
- a CDS encoding nucleotidyltransferase family protein codes for MKNTIKNQNQILDKEKVLEVIKIQKNLFEKYQIKTFALFGSTARNQATENSDLDFLVDFDKSPTLSMYMNLKFYLEELFNKPVDLVTIKSIKPIIKESILAEAVYVENP; via the coding sequence ATGAAAAATACTATAAAAAATCAAAATCAAATACTAGATAAAGAGAAAGTATTAGAAGTGATCAAAATACAAAAGAATTTGTTTGAAAAATATCAGATAAAAACTTTTGCTTTATTCGGTTCAACTGCTAGAAATCAAGCCACAGAAAACAGCGATTTAGATTTTTTAGTGGACTTTGATAAATCTCCTACTCTGAGTATGTATATGAACTTAAAATTTTATTTAGAAGAATTATTTAATAAACCTGTGGATTTAGTAACCATTAAATCCATAAAACCTATAATTAAAGAATCAATTTTAGCAGAAGCAGTCTATGTCGAGAACCCTTAA
- the mazG gene encoding nucleoside triphosphate pyrophosphohydrolase produces MNISESVNQQILKALDKLIQVVAQLRSKEGGCPWDLAQTQQSLIPYIIEEAYEVVDALHSQNQEAIADELGDLLLQVVLQAQIAQEKEYFNLENIAEIITAKLIRRHPHVFDNLEVTSEAEIHHNWEVIKQQEKADKNESNLLSDKLKTYARSLPPLMASQKISKQAVKIGFEWENAEGVWDKFREELAEFQEAIEQKNMLHAEEELGDLLFTIVNIARWYKLDPTIALQGTNNRFIKRLSLMEKYVDRPLEEYNILELESLWQKAKKQLN; encoded by the coding sequence ATGAATATCAGTGAATCCGTTAATCAACAAATTCTCAAGGCTTTGGATAAATTAATTCAAGTTGTCGCACAACTTCGATCGAAAGAAGGAGGATGCCCTTGGGATTTAGCCCAAACCCAACAATCTTTGATACCCTATATCATTGAGGAAGCCTATGAAGTAGTTGATGCTTTACATTCCCAAAATCAAGAAGCCATTGCCGATGAATTAGGTGATTTATTATTGCAAGTTGTTTTACAAGCCCAAATAGCTCAAGAAAAAGAGTATTTTAATTTAGAAAATATAGCCGAAATTATCACCGCTAAATTAATTCGCCGTCATCCCCACGTTTTTGATAATTTAGAAGTGACTTCCGAAGCCGAAATTCATCATAATTGGGAGGTGATTAAACAACAGGAAAAAGCAGATAAAAATGAGTCTAATTTACTTAGTGATAAACTCAAAACTTATGCCCGTAGTTTACCTCCTTTAATGGCTAGTCAAAAAATCTCGAAACAAGCCGTTAAAATTGGTTTTGAATGGGAAAATGCTGAGGGTGTGTGGGATAAATTTAGGGAAGAATTAGCCGAATTTCAAGAAGCTATTGAACAAAAAAATATGCTTCATGCCGAAGAAGAATTAGGAGATTTATTATTTACGATCGTCAACATTGCTAGATGGTATAAACTAGATCCAACGATCGCTTTACAAGGTACAAATAATCGCTTTATTAAACGTCTTTCTTTAATGGAAAAATATGTCGATCGACCCTTAGAAGAATATAATATTTTAGAATTAGAATCTCTTTGGCAAAAAGCAAAAAAACAACTTAATTAA
- a CDS encoding RNA-guided endonuclease InsQ/TnpB family protein — protein sequence MQLVERHIITKIHSFWSSLDQVCFASKNLYNKANYNIRQSLIFCGEFSSYNLLDKVLKSTPEYRALPAKVAQQTLRNLEQNWSSFFAGIKEYKSHPEKFLGKPKLPKYKDKNGRHLVIYTAQAVSKKSLKQGLIKLSGLDFYFPTKIRGEKLHQVRVIPKNNYYIIEVIYEKEEVKPKDKTEKIAAIDLGINNLIALTSNQQGFTPILINGRILKSINQFYNLKKAKLQKQLPLGQYWSNRLSLLTRKREEKINDYFHKVSSYLVNLLLESEIDTLVIGKNKNWKQKVELGKRNNQNFTSIPHNKLIEKIKYKCQLVGITVIEREESYTSVASFLDLDEMPTYGVVREEEKVKFSGRRIKRGLYRSGSGKLINADVNASYNILRKAFPKAFVEGIERCVVHPRLVTSTKQKMKGST from the coding sequence AAAATTCACTCTTTTTGGTCATCACTAGATCAAGTGTGTTTTGCTTCTAAAAATCTGTACAATAAAGCTAACTATAATATCCGACAAAGCCTGATTTTTTGTGGAGAATTTTCGAGCTATAATCTCCTTGATAAAGTCTTAAAATCAACTCCTGAATATCGAGCATTACCAGCTAAAGTCGCTCAACAAACCCTGAGAAACTTAGAACAAAATTGGAGTTCTTTTTTTGCAGGTATAAAAGAGTATAAATCACATCCAGAAAAGTTTTTAGGAAAACCTAAATTACCTAAATATAAAGACAAAAATGGACGACATTTAGTGATTTATACCGCTCAAGCTGTAAGTAAAAAGAGTTTAAAACAAGGATTAATTAAATTATCGGGTTTAGACTTTTATTTTCCTACTAAAATTCGGGGAGAAAAGTTACATCAAGTGAGAGTAATTCCCAAAAATAACTACTATATCATAGAGGTAATTTATGAAAAAGAGGAGGTAAAACCAAAAGATAAAACAGAAAAAATAGCTGCTATAGATTTAGGCATAAACAATTTAATAGCGTTAACATCAAATCAGCAAGGATTCACCCCAATTCTGATTAACGGGCGGATATTAAAGAGCATAAATCAATTTTATAATCTCAAAAAAGCTAAATTACAAAAACAACTGCCATTGGGACAATATTGGTCAAATCGTCTAAGTTTGTTAACAAGAAAAAGAGAGGAAAAAATAAATGATTACTTTCATAAAGTAAGTAGTTATTTAGTAAATCTGTTATTAGAGTCAGAAATAGATACTTTAGTAATAGGAAAAAATAAAAACTGGAAACAAAAAGTGGAATTGGGAAAAAGAAATAATCAAAATTTTACGAGTATTCCCCATAATAAATTGATAGAAAAAATAAAATATAAATGTCAATTAGTGGGAATAACAGTAATAGAAAGAGAGGAATCCTATACAAGTGTAGCCAGTTTTTTAGACTTAGATGAAATGCCGACTTATGGGGTTGTAAGAGAGGAAGAAAAAGTAAAATTTAGTGGCAGAAGAATAAAAAGAGGTTTATATCGTAGTGGCAGTGGAAAACTGATCAATGCTGATGTAAATGCAAGTTATAACATATTGAGAAAAGCATTCCCTAAAGCATTTGTGGAAGGGATAGAGAGGTGCGTAGTTCACCCCCGGTTGGTAACATCAACGAAACAAAAGATGAAGGGGAGTACCTGA